A region from the Triticum urartu cultivar G1812 chromosome 1, Tu2.1, whole genome shotgun sequence genome encodes:
- the LOC125552752 gene encoding derlin-1, whose protein sequence is MSSPAEYYNSLPPISKAYGTLCFFTTVLVQLQILDPGLLYLSYPYVFKSFQIWRLFTSFFFLGKFSINFGIRLLMIARYGVQLEKGSFEKRAADFLWMMIFGAISLLVLSAIPYLETYLLGIPMVSMLLYVWSREYPNSQISMYGLVQLRSFYLPWAMLGLDVIFGSPILPGLLGIMVGHLYYFFTVLYPLASGKNYLKTPMWVHKIVARFRLGVQANSPVRPANTGPTAFRGRGYRLNQ, encoded by the exons ATGTCTTCACCCGCAGA GTACTACAATTCACTTCCACCAATAAGCAAGGCATATGGAACATTGTGTTTCTTTACCACAGTGCTGGTTCAGCTCCAGATACTAGACCCAGGCCTTCTTTATTTATCTTATCCCTATGTGTTCAAGAGTTTTCAG ATATGGAGGCTATTTACAAGCTTCTTTTTCCTGGGCAAGTTCTCCATCAACTTTGGTATTCGCCTTCTGATGAT AGCAAGATATGGTGTGCAGTTGGAGAAGGGTTCATTTGAGAAGCGGGCAGCAGATTTCTTGTGGATGATGATATTTGGTGCAATCTCGTTACTG GTACTGTCTGCTATTCCCTATCTCGAGACTTATTTGTTGGGCATTCCTATGGTTAGCATGCTTCTTTATGTCTGGAGCCGAGAGTACCCAAACTCTCAGATAAGCATGTATGGCCTCGTCCAATTGAGG TCATTTTATCTACCATGGGCTATGCttggattggatgtgatatttgGCTCTCCAATACTGCCTGGCCTTTTGGGCATTATGGTTGGACATCTGTACTACTTCTTTACAGTGTTGTATCCGCTAGCTAGCGGAAAGAACTACCTCAAGACTCCTATGTGGGT ACACAAGATTGTTGCTCGATTCAGGTTGGGCGTGCAGGCAAACTCTCCAGTCCGGCCAGCTAACACAGGCCCTACTGCCTTCAGAGGAAGAGGCTATAGACTCAACCAGTAG